Below is a genomic region from Streptomyces sp. NBC_00461.
ACCCGACACGACCACCGCGTCCACGCCGCGCTCGCGCACGGTCGTGACGAGGTGGCCGATGAACTCGGCCTGGGCGCCGATCATGTTCACCCGGTGGAACGCCCGGCCGAGATGCCAGTCGGAAGTGTGCAGCAGCCTCATGATCCCCGACCCTAACGGCCGGGTCTGACATCACGGTTGGTTACTCCCGTATCGGCCCGTCATGGACCGTCCCGTACCGGTCCGTTACGTCCCATTTCGCGCGGAACGTCAGGCGTCCCCGTAGGCCTCCCCGCCCAGTTCGAAGCCCGCCGTGCCTGCCGTCACGTCCGCGAGCCACGCCCGGAAGGCGTCCACGTCGGCGTCCGGCAGTCCGACCTCGATGGTGACGGCCTCGCCGTAGCGGACGTCCCGCACGTCGCGTCCGGTCGAACGCAGGTCGTTCTCCACCTTCCCGGCGCGCTGGTGGTCGACCGTGACCGTGGCCAGCCGGAACCTGCGGCGGGTGCGGGTGCCGACGGCGTCGAGGGCCTCCCCGACCGCGCCGCCGTACGCCCTGATGAGGCCGCCCGCGCCGAGCTTGACCCCGCCGTAGTAGCGGGTGACGACGGCGACGACGTACCTCATGTCGCGGCGCAGCAGCATCTGCAGCATGGGGACGCCCGCTGTGCCGCCCGGTTCGCCGTCGTCGCTCGCCTTCTGGACGGAGGCGTCGGCGCCTACGACGTAGGCCCAGCAGTTGTGGGTGGCGTCCGCGTGCTCCTTGCGCACGCCGGCGATGAAGTCCTGGGCCTCCCGCTCGGTGGCCACCGGCGCCAGGGCGCACAGGAAGCGGGAGCGGTTGACCTCGGTCTCGTGCACGCCCGCGTGGGCGACCGTGCGGTACTCGTCCGGCATCCGGCCAGCCTATGCGGCGCGCCCGCTACTTCTTCCCGCCACCCTTCTTGCCCCGCGGCACGATCACGCTCGTCAGCAGTGCGGTGCCCGGGGCGAGCGCGTCCCAGGTGACGCCGTGCCAGGCCAGCACCGCGATCGCCGAGGTCGGGAACTTCACCCGCACCTCGTCCAGCGCGTCGTCGAGGCTGTCCCCCGCCAGTTCGAGGACGAGTTCCTCGAGGCCGGGGTTGTGCCCGACCAGGAGCAGCGTCTCCACCTCGGGGGACACCTCGTGGACGGCGGTCAGCAGATCGCGCACGTCGGCGGCGTACAGCCGTGGGTCCCGGCGTACCGGCGGTGGCGTGCCCCACTGGGCCGAGGCCAGTTCCCACGTCTGGCGCGTGCGTACGGCGGTGGAGCACAGGGCGAGGTCCGGCAGGCAGTCGGCCTCGGCGAGCGCCCGGCCGGCGGCGGGTGCGTCCCGGCGGCCGCGCGGCGCGAGCGGGCGCTGATGGTCCGCGACACCCTCGGGCCAGGCCGACTTGGCGTGCCGCAGCACCACCAGGCGGCGCAGCGGGCCCACTCCCGCGCGCGCGATCACGCCGGCGATCCCAGGTCGCGGGTGAGATCGAGGCCGAGCAGCCGGTCCGCGTGGGCATAGGTCTCGAAGCGGGCGCCGTCCGGCAGCTCGGACACGGTCTCGACCCAGGTCAGCACATCGAGCACGGCGGGGACGTCCAAGTCGTCCTCCCATGCGGTACGGAGGCGTGCGCGCGCCTCGTCGGGAATGGGCCGTGACGGCTGCCGCGCCCAGGAGGCGACCGCTCGGCGCCAGCGTGCGAGGGTCGCCCGGGCCTCGTCCAGGGCGGCGGCGTCGAGCCGCACGGGCGTGCCGCGACGGTGGGAGAGCAGGGCCAGGCGCAGCACGTCGGGGGCGGCGCCCTCCAGGATGCCGGGCCCCTCCGGGTGAACGGGAGCGACGGCGATCCGGACGCCCTCGGGTGTGGCGTCGCCCTCCGCCGCGACATGGAGGACCTGCGCCTCACCCAGTCCGGTTCCGACGTCCCGCGTGTCCTCGAAGGGGCGGATGCCGAGCGTGACCACCCAGGCCCGTAGTTCCGCCTGATCCCGCTCAGCGGTCAGCACCCCCCACACGGGAGTGCCGCCGAGCTCCAGAGCACGCACGAGCAGGTCGGCGACCAGCAGCACCCGCAGGGAGCCGGTGCCGGACCCGGGCACATGGACTTCGACCCGGGTCAGACCCCGCCGGGCGGGGGCGGCGTCGACGGACTCGCCGGTTCGGGCGTCGGTGATGTGCAGCACGGGCTGAGCGTAGGCGGGCGAACGTCCGCGCGCAGGCATCCGGCACGAACTTCGGACACAGTGGCGAAATTCAACAGGGTGCGCGGGGTGGGACGGTGACGCACGCGCGCGCGTGCCCGCGGCCTTCCCGCAGCAGGTCGTACCCGGACACCGGCCACCCCCACCTGAGCGACAGAGGCCGGGGAATCATCGCGCTCTCCCGGCCGTTGTCGGACGGGAGAGAAGGTCCACGAGGCGCAGGAGGCCCGGGGTGTACGGCGACGAGGCAACGATCCGCAAGATCCTTACCGAGTCCGGCGACACCTGGGCCGTGGTGGGTCTGTCGTCGAACCGGGCTCGCGCCGCATACGGCGTCGCCCAGGTACTGCAGCGCTTCGGCAAGCGTGTCGTGCCCGTCCACCCCAAGGCCGAGACGGTGCACGGCGAGCAGGGGTACGCCTCCCTCGCCGACATCCCCTTCGAGGTGGACGTCGTCGACGTCTTCGTGAACAGCGACCTGGCCGGTCCGGTCGCCGACGAGGCGGTGGCGAAGGGCGCCAAGGCCGTCTGGTTCCAGCTCGGCGTGATCGACGAGGCGGCGTACGACCGCACGCGCGCGGCGGGCCTGGACGTGGTCATGGACCGCTGCCCCGCGATCGAGATACCCCGCCTCGGCCGGCCGTAGGTCTTCGCCGGCTTCCTGCCCGGCGCCCTGCGGCGCGACGCCCGCGTCCCGCGTCCGGAGGCCACCCCTCGCTCCGCAACCGCCACAGCGTGGCCGCGCACAGCGCCAACACTGTGGACAACTCCGGTGGTCACACTGGTCTTCGCTGTGTACAGAGCGCTTGAAGGGCTGCCCAGGAACCACCCGGGCTTTGGTCAAAACTTCACATAGGGTCTTCTGCTCGACCTCTGTTGTTTTCTAATCTGCGACGTCGCACGCACTGAAAACTTGTATTCACTTCGTGAGAGGCCGCTGAAAATATGGTGAGCGTCGAACAGACCTCCGCAGAACAGACCGGAAGTCCAGGCGGCCTCAGGAGGGACATCGGGCTGATCGGCCTGATGTGGGCCTCGGTGGGATCGATCATCGGCTCCGGCTGGCTGTACGGCGCCGAGAAGGCGGTCGGGGCGGCCGGCCCCGCGGCGATCATCTCGTGGGTGATCGGCACGGTGGCCATCGTCCTGCTGGCCCTTGTGCACGCCGAGCTCGGCGGCATGTTCCCGGTGGCCGGAGGCACGGCGCGCTATCCGCACTACGCCTTCGGCGGCCTGGCCGGCATGTCCTTCGGCTGGTTCTCCTGGCTGCAGGCAGCGACGGTGGCGCCGATCGAGGTCGAGGCCATGATCGGCTACGCCGGTCACTGGAGCTGGGCGCAGGGCCTGGAGCACAAGGACCAGACACTGACCACGTCCGGTCTCGTCACGGCCGTGCTCCTCATGGCCGTCTTCGTCGCGATCAACTTCTTCGGTGTACGCGCCCTCGCGCACACCAACAGCGCCGCCACCTGGTGGAAGATCGCCGTTCCGCTCGGCGCGATCTTCGTCATCGCGATCGGCAACTTCCACCCCGCGAACTTCACCTCGGAGGGCTTCGCCCCGTTCGGCGCGAAGGGCGTGCTCAGCGCCATCAGCGAGAGCGGCATCATCTTCGCGCTGCTCGGCTTCGAACAGGCCATCCAACTGGCGGGCGAGAGCCGCAATCCGAAGCGTGACCTGCCCCGGGCGACCCTCGGCTCGGTCGCGATCGGCGCGGTCATCTACATCCTGCTGCAGATCGTGTTCATCGCCGCCCTGCCGCACAGCACCTTCGCGAAGGGCTGGGACCACCTCGACTTCCCGGGCATCAGCGGCCCCTGGGCGGGCCTTGCGACCCTGGTGGGTCTGGGCTGGCTCGCGATCGTTCTCTACGCGGACGCCATCATCTCCCCCGGTGGCACCGGCCTGATCTACACCACCGCCACCTCCCGCGTCTCCTACGGTCTGGCCAAGAACGGCTACGCGCCGAAGATCTTCGCCCGCACCGACCGCCGCGGCGTGCCGTGGTTCGGCCTGATCATCTCCTTCGTGACCGGCGTGGTCTGCTTCCTGCCCTTCCCGAGCTGGCAGCAGCTGGTCGGCTTCATCACCTCGGCGAGCGTGCTGATGTACGCGGGCGCGCCCCTGGCGTACGGGGTCTTCGCCGACCGGCTGCCGCACCACGAGCGCCCGTACCGGCTGCCCGCCGGCAAGGTCATCTCCCCGCTGTCGTTCTTCGTGGCGAACCTGATCATCTACTGGGCCGGCTGGGACATCCTGTGGCGGCTCGGTATCGCCGTCGTCCTCGGCTATCTGCTGCTCGGCGGCTACGCCCTGTGGTCCAACGCCACGAACCAGCCCGACGCGCCCCGTATGGACTTCAAGGCCGCCCAGTGGCTGCCGGTCTACCTGCTGGGCATGGGCGTCATCTCCGCGCAGGGCGGCTTCGGCGGCACGGGCAACATCGGCCTGTGGTGGGACATGCTGGTCATCGCCGTGTTCTCGCTGGTCATCTACTACTGGGCCCGGGCGACCGCGTCCCGGACCGAGCAGATCGAGCAGAGCATCGAAGAGGTCGTGGTCACCGACGCTCCCGCGCACTGACCCGACCGTCCCCGACCTGACTGCTCCTGACCCGGCCCGTCGGCCACGGCTCCCCTGCCGTGGCCGACGGGCCATCGTCATCATGCTCGGGTGGCCGCCGCCCCCTCCAACTCCCCCTCAGACGTGTACCACGGCACGTAGTCGGGCGACGCCTACCGCGCGGGCACCACGCCGGCCCGGCTGCGCCGCCTGTTCGAATCCCCCGCCGCGGCGGCCGCGTTCGCGGAGCAGTACCTCGGCGAGAGCTCCACGTCCTGACGGGGCGACAGAAGGCGCCGATCGCGCTACACCGTCCCTAGGGCATCCAACGGGGGACGCTCACAGCACGGGCGGTGGTCGACATGCCATTCCTGCAAGGAGACGTGAACGTCAAGCAGATCGACGCGACGCGGTGGCGTCTGATGGAGCCCGTGGAGTACGAGGGCCGGGACGAGTCGTTCACCGTCCCGACCGACTTCTGCACCGACTTCGCCTCGGTCCCGACCGTCTTCGTGTGGCTGATTCCGCGATACGGCGTCTACACCAAGGCCGCGATCCTGCACGACTACCTCTGCGAGAGGCATCCCGTGAGCCGCAGGGACGCCGACGGCATCTTCCGCCGCGCCCTGCGCGAGCTGGGTGTCTCGGTGCTGCGCCGGTGGATGATGTGGGCGGCCGTCCGGGCGGGCGGCCACTGGTCCGGTGCCGGGGTGGGGCAGGGGGCACTGTGGCTGCTGGTGGCGGTGCCCGCCGCGGCGTTCCTCGCGATCCCCGCGCTGGTCGTGACCGTGTGGCTGGCCCTCTTCCTGGCCCTCGAATGGCTCGTGTACGCCGTCACCCCGCCCCGCGTCGCTCCTCCGGCCAACCGGCCCCGCTTCACCGGCGCACCGAGCAGGGAGGGCGAGGCGGACAAGGGCGGGCTGCCGGGGGCCGCACCGGGCACACCGGATCCGTGCGTACCGGATCCGGGCGCACCGGGAGAACCCGAACCGGCGTGACCTCAGTCGTGCAGCGGCCGGTCGCTCAGCCTGTGGTCCGCGACCTTCAACGCCTCGTCCACCAGCCGCCGCAGGTGCCCGTCCCGCAGTGAGTAGATCACCCGCCGTCCCTCCTTGCGCGTGTTCACCAGACCCGCGAGCCGCAGCCGCGCCAGGTGCTGGCTGACCGCCGGCCGGGCCGCCCCGCACGCCTCCGTGAGCGTCGTGACGTCGGCCTCGCCGCCGGTCAGGGCATGCAGCAGGGTCAGGCGGGTGCGGTCACCGAGGAGCGCGAGGAGTTCGGCGGCGAGTGCGAACTGCTCCTCGCCCGGGGTGCGCGGATGCGCATCGTGCGCAGGTGATAGGTGCATGCGTGCGCTCATACGCACATAATGGCCTCGTGGGCGCCGCGCGTCCACACCCGCGCACCGGAAGGGGACCCACGTGAGCGACCGGCACCACGCACACCACGAGCACCACGCACACCCGCGTCGGCACACCCACCCCTCCCCCGGCCTGCGCCATCGGCTCGGCCATCTCCTCACCCCCCACTCCCACGAGAGTGCCGACAAGCTCGATGCGGCCCTGGAGTCCTCTGCCCGCGGAATGCGCGCGCTGTGGGTCTCGCTGACCGTCCTCGGAGTGACGGCGCTGGTGCAGGCCGCCGTGGTCGCCGTGTCCGGATCGGTGGCTCTGCTCGGCGACACGGTGCACAACGCGGCGGACGCACTGACCGCGGTACCGCTGGGAATCGCCTTCGTGCTGGGGCGTCGGGCGGCCACACGGCGGTTCACCTACGGCTACGGGCGGGCCGAGGACCTCGCGGGCATCGCGATCGTGCTCACCATCGCCGCGTCGGCGGCGTTCACGGCCTGGGCGGCGGTGGAGCGGCTGCTCGATCCGCGTCCCGTCGCACACGTACCGGCCGTGGCGGTGGCCGCACTGGCGGGATTCGTCGGAAACGAGTGGGTGGCCCGGTACCGGATCCGGGTGGGCCGCGCGATCGGCTCGGCCGCACTGGTCGCCGACGGGCTGCACGCCCGTACGGACGGATACACCTCACTGGCCGTGCTGCTGGGCGCCGGGGGCTCGGCGCTGGGGTGGCAACTGGCCGACCCGGTCGTCGGGTTGGCGATCACGGCCGCCATCGCGCTCGTGCTGCGGGACGCGGCGCGCGAGGTGTTCCGGCGCGTGATGGACGCCGTCGACCCGGAGTTGGTGGACCGGGCCGAGGGGGCGCTGCGCGAGGTGCCGGGCGTGCGGGCGGTCGGTGAGCTGCGGCTGCGCTGGATCGGGCACCGGCTGCGGGCCGAGGTCGCGGTGGCGGTCGACGGCGAGGCGACCGTGCGCGAGGCGCACGCGATCGCCGTCGAGGCCGAACACGCGCTGCTGCACGCCGTACCGAAGCTGACCGCGGCCCTGGTGCACGCCGATCCGGCGCCGGCCCCGGGCCAGGAGGACCCCCATCTGGCCCTGGCGCATCACGCCACTCGCTAGTGCCGCAACAGGCAACGTTCGCCCCGTCGCGACGCCCGGCACGCACTCTCACCGCACCGGCCGAAAGCCCAAGTACGTCCAGTACGAGGACTTCCGGCCGGCACGCCGAGAGCACGCACCGGACGCCGCTCCTTGACGGGCAAACGTTCCCTGCCGCGGCACTAGGTGTATTGACCCGCAGCGTTGTTGACGCGGGTGATGGCTGGCTGGCCGCCGAGTGCGGGGACGGCTGGGGCGGTCGATGAGTCCGCTCGCGCCCTCGGAGTGCCGGCGCCGGATCCACTTGTGGGCGGTGGGACGGGAGATGCCCATCTCGGCTGCGACGTGCGCGACGGGACGGCCGGAGCGCACACGTTCGACGAGCAGTCGCCTGCCGTGAACGGTCAGCCGGGCATTACGGTGGGACACGAAGGCCTCCGTGCGGTGAAGATTCGACACCTCCACCACACACGGGGGCCTTCGCCATGATCAAGCCCGGCCCGCGTTAACAACGCTCGTGATCAATACACCTAGGCGCCGAGCCCCTCCAGCACGACCGCGCCCGGCAGTTGCGCGAACGCCTTTCCCGGCACCAGCAGTTTGCCGCGTCGGCGGCCGCTGCCCACCAGGACGTACGGGAGGTCGACGACGGCCGAGTCGACCAGCACCGGCCAGCCGTCCGGGAGCCCGATCGCGGTGATACCGCCGTACTCCATTCCGGTCTCCCCCGTCGCGGTGTCCATGGACGCGAACGAGGCCTTGCGGGCGCCGAGTTGGCGGCGGACGACGCCGTTGACGTCGACCCGGGTGGTGGAGAGCGCGACGCACGCGGCCAGGGTCGTCTCACCGCCCCGCCTGCCGGCCACCACCACGCAGTTCGCCGACCGCTCGAGCAGTTCCCGCCCGTAGTGCTCCACGAAGACGGCGGTGTCGGCCCACCGGGGGTCGGTGTCGACGTAGACGATCTGCTCGGCGGGGACGCTGCCGCGCCAGTCGCGTACGGCGGCGGCGACCGGGGCGGTCAGTTCGTCGAGGGCGTCGGGAGCGGGGATGGCGATGTCGAAGTGTCCGAGGGGCGCGTCCATGACGGCACGCTAACAGGGCGCCGGGGCGCGCTCAGGGGACGGGCGGGACCGACACCGCCAGCACGAACTGTGCCGGGACGTCGCCCTGATTGCCGTAGGTGTGCGGGGCGTTGGCCTCGAAGGTGACGCTCGCGCCGGCCGGGACGCGGTGCTCGGCACCCTCGACGGTGAGGGTCAGCTCACCCGCGGTGACGTGGGCGATCTCGACCGTGCCCACGGGGTGCGGGTCCGAACTGCTGCTGTCCCCCGGCATCAGAAGCCATTCCCACATCTCCAGCGGGCCGGGCGCCTCGGTGCCCGCGAGGAGGCGGCTGTAGCTGCCGGCCTCCGTGTGCCACAGCCGCACCACCTGGTCGGCCGGGACGACCCGCACCTTCGGGCCCTGCTCGTAGTCCAGCAGCGTGGTGATGCTGATCCCGAGCGCGTCGCCGATCTTGACGACCGTACCGATGCTCGGGTTGGTGCGCGCCTGCTCGATCTGGATGAGCATGCCTCGGCTGACGCCGGCGCGGGCGGCGAGCGCGTCAAGAGTGAAGCCGCGCTCGTTGCGCCAGCGCTTGACGTTGCGCGCCAGGGACTGGGTCAGCAGGTCGAGGTCCGACACGTTCCGTCCAATATCCATGTACCGCTGGGCCAATATTTTGGATGACAGGGTTCACTTTGCTGAACTACGGTGTGGTGGACCCGATCGTTCACCGAACTGTACTGCGAGGTGACCCGTGACAGCATTTTTCGCGCTGTCCACCAGCCTCATGTGGGGGCTGGCCGACTTCGGCGGCGGACTGCTGACGCGACGTGCGCCGGCGCTCACCGTGGTCGTCGTCTCGCAGGGGATCGCGGCGGTCGTCCTCGGGGTGATCATGGTCGCCACGGGTGGCTGGAGCGAGGCGGGTCCGCGGCTGTGGTTCGCCTTCGCCGCAGGTCTGGTGGGGCCGGTCGCCCTGTTCTCGTTCTACAAGGCCCTCGCGCTCGGCCCGATGGGCGTCGTCTCCCCGCTCGCGACTCTGAGCGTGGCGGTCCCGGTCGGCGTAGGCCTC
It encodes:
- a CDS encoding CoA-binding protein; translated protein: MYGDEATIRKILTESGDTWAVVGLSSNRARAAYGVAQVLQRFGKRVVPVHPKAETVHGEQGYASLADIPFEVDVVDVFVNSDLAGPVADEAVAKGAKAVWFQLGVIDEAAYDRTRAAGLDVVMDRCPAIEIPRLGRP
- a CDS encoding DUF1353 domain-containing protein, with the protein product MNVKQIDATRWRLMEPVEYEGRDESFTVPTDFCTDFASVPTVFVWLIPRYGVYTKAAILHDYLCERHPVSRRDADGIFRRALRELGVSVLRRWMMWAAVRAGGHWSGAGVGQGALWLLVAVPAAAFLAIPALVVTVWLALFLALEWLVYAVTPPRVAPPANRPRFTGAPSREGEADKGGLPGAAPGTPDPCVPDPGAPGEPEPA
- a CDS encoding ArsR/SmtB family transcription factor produces the protein MSARMHLSPAHDAHPRTPGEEQFALAAELLALLGDRTRLTLLHALTGGEADVTTLTEACGAARPAVSQHLARLRLAGLVNTRKEGRRVIYSLRDGHLRRLVDEALKVADHRLSDRPLHD
- a CDS encoding YigZ family protein, producing the protein MPDEYRTVAHAGVHETEVNRSRFLCALAPVATEREAQDFIAGVRKEHADATHNCWAYVVGADASVQKASDDGEPGGTAGVPMLQMLLRRDMRYVVAVVTRYYGGVKLGAGGLIRAYGGAVGEALDAVGTRTRRRFRLATVTVDHQRAGKVENDLRSTGRDVRDVRYGEAVTIEVGLPDADVDAFRAWLADVTAGTAGFELGGEAYGDA
- a CDS encoding SixA phosphatase family protein — translated: MIARAGVGPLRRLVVLRHAKSAWPEGVADHQRPLAPRGRRDAPAAGRALAEADCLPDLALCSTAVRTRQTWELASAQWGTPPPVRRDPRLYAADVRDLLTAVHEVSPEVETLLLVGHNPGLEELVLELAGDSLDDALDEVRVKFPTSAIAVLAWHGVTWDALAPGTALLTSVIVPRGKKGGGKK
- a CDS encoding APC family permease; the protein is MVSVEQTSAEQTGSPGGLRRDIGLIGLMWASVGSIIGSGWLYGAEKAVGAAGPAAIISWVIGTVAIVLLALVHAELGGMFPVAGGTARYPHYAFGGLAGMSFGWFSWLQAATVAPIEVEAMIGYAGHWSWAQGLEHKDQTLTTSGLVTAVLLMAVFVAINFFGVRALAHTNSAATWWKIAVPLGAIFVIAIGNFHPANFTSEGFAPFGAKGVLSAISESGIIFALLGFEQAIQLAGESRNPKRDLPRATLGSVAIGAVIYILLQIVFIAALPHSTFAKGWDHLDFPGISGPWAGLATLVGLGWLAIVLYADAIISPGGTGLIYTTATSRVSYGLAKNGYAPKIFARTDRRGVPWFGLIISFVTGVVCFLPFPSWQQLVGFITSASVLMYAGAPLAYGVFADRLPHHERPYRLPAGKVISPLSFFVANLIIYWAGWDILWRLGIAVVLGYLLLGGYALWSNATNQPDAPRMDFKAAQWLPVYLLGMGVISAQGGFGGTGNIGLWWDMLVIAVFSLVIYYWARATASRTEQIEQSIEEVVVTDAPAH
- a CDS encoding YbaK/EbsC family protein; protein product: MDAPLGHFDIAIPAPDALDELTAPVAAAVRDWRGSVPAEQIVYVDTDPRWADTAVFVEHYGRELLERSANCVVVAGRRGGETTLAACVALSTTRVDVNGVVRRQLGARKASFASMDTATGETGMEYGGITAIGLPDGWPVLVDSAVVDLPYVLVGSGRRRGKLLVPGKAFAQLPGAVVLEGLGA
- a CDS encoding helix-turn-helix domain-containing protein; this translates as MSDLDLLTQSLARNVKRWRNERGFTLDALAARAGVSRGMLIQIEQARTNPSIGTVVKIGDALGISITTLLDYEQGPKVRVVPADQVVRLWHTEAGSYSRLLAGTEAPGPLEMWEWLLMPGDSSSSDPHPVGTVEIAHVTAGELTLTVEGAEHRVPAGASVTFEANAPHTYGNQGDVPAQFVLAVSVPPVP
- a CDS encoding cation diffusion facilitator family transporter, yielding MSDRHHAHHEHHAHPRRHTHPSPGLRHRLGHLLTPHSHESADKLDAALESSARGMRALWVSLTVLGVTALVQAAVVAVSGSVALLGDTVHNAADALTAVPLGIAFVLGRRAATRRFTYGYGRAEDLAGIAIVLTIAASAAFTAWAAVERLLDPRPVAHVPAVAVAALAGFVGNEWVARYRIRVGRAIGSAALVADGLHARTDGYTSLAVLLGAGGSALGWQLADPVVGLAITAAIALVLRDAAREVFRRVMDAVDPELVDRAEGALREVPGVRAVGELRLRWIGHRLRAEVAVAVDGEATVREAHAIAVEAEHALLHAVPKLTAALVHADPAPAPGQEDPHLALAHHATR